The proteins below come from a single Serratia ficaria genomic window:
- a CDS encoding enoyl-CoA hydratase/isomerase family protein — MTDTDFSKLRLSHAYGVLTIAIDNPPVNVLDVALMSEISRLLLAVREDPHTRVLVFQSADPEFFIAHVDMALIDEPHAFDELARNAPEGLNPFQAFGELLRSQPQVTIVKLAGLARGGGAEFVAAADMAFAAEGRAGLAQCEALMGITPGGGATQYLTSRMTRGRALEVILGADLIDAATAERYGWINRALPAAELDEFVDRLARHIAALPAGVIAAAKQAMPAPDLRNGFCREHDAWAGLFARPAAEQLIRAGLQAGAQTKEGERSLEGLLRKLGV; from the coding sequence ATGACAGATACAGATTTCAGCAAACTCAGGCTGTCTCATGCGTACGGCGTATTGACGATTGCTATCGATAATCCGCCGGTAAACGTGCTCGATGTGGCGCTGATGTCAGAAATCAGCCGGTTACTGCTCGCGGTACGCGAGGATCCGCATACGCGGGTGCTGGTTTTCCAGAGCGCGGATCCCGAGTTCTTCATTGCGCATGTCGACATGGCCTTAATCGATGAGCCGCACGCCTTCGATGAGCTGGCGCGCAACGCGCCGGAGGGGCTTAATCCGTTCCAGGCTTTTGGCGAACTGCTGCGCAGCCAGCCGCAGGTCACCATCGTTAAGCTGGCCGGGCTGGCGCGCGGCGGCGGCGCGGAGTTCGTTGCGGCGGCCGACATGGCCTTCGCCGCGGAAGGGCGGGCGGGGCTGGCCCAGTGCGAAGCCCTGATGGGCATTACGCCCGGCGGCGGCGCGACCCAATATCTCACGAGCCGCATGACGCGCGGCCGCGCGCTCGAAGTGATCCTGGGCGCCGATCTGATCGACGCGGCGACCGCAGAGCGCTACGGCTGGATTAACCGCGCATTGCCTGCCGCCGAGCTTGATGAGTTCGTCGATCGGCTGGCGCGCCACATCGCGGCATTGCCAGCGGGCGTTATCGCGGCGGCCAAGCAGGCGATGCCTGCGCCGGATCTGCGGAATGGTTTCTGTCGCGAGCACGACGCCTGGGCGGGATTGTTTGCCCGCCCGGCGGCGGAGCAGCTGATTCGCGCTGGGCTGCAGGCCGGCGCCCAAACCAAAGAGGGAGAGCGCAGTCTCGAGGGGCTGCTGCGCAAGCTTGGGGTTTAA
- a CDS encoding winged helix-turn-helix transcriptional regulator: MDKTDPIYRADCPSRIVLDQIADKWSMMVLEVLREPQRFNAIKRRLDGVTQRVLTQTLRKLERNGMVKRKVLDGRVLGVEYSLTPLGESLQGPFSILFDWTLGNMAAIQDSQRRYDEQNQRRQN; encoded by the coding sequence ATGGATAAGACCGACCCGATCTACCGCGCAGACTGCCCGAGCCGCATTGTTCTCGACCAGATCGCCGACAAATGGTCAATGATGGTGCTGGAGGTGCTGCGTGAGCCGCAGCGCTTTAACGCCATCAAGCGTCGCCTGGATGGCGTTACCCAGCGCGTACTGACCCAGACGCTGCGCAAGCTGGAACGCAACGGCATGGTGAAACGCAAGGTGCTGGATGGCCGGGTGCTTGGCGTCGAGTATTCGCTGACGCCGCTCGGCGAATCCTTGCAGGGGCCGTTCTCGATACTGTTCGATTGGACGCTGGGCAATATGGCGGCGATTCAGGACAGCCAGCGCAGGTATGATGAGCAGAACCAACGCCGGCAGAATTGA
- the guaA gene encoding glutamine-hydrolyzing GMP synthase: MTKNIHKHRILILDFGSQYTQLVARRVREIGVYCELWAWDVSEEQIREFNPSGIILSGGPESTTEANSPRAPEYVFTAGVPVLGVCYGMQTMAMQLGGHVQGSNEREFGYAQVEIVNESALLRDIEDAISPAGKPLLDVWMSHGDKVTAIPSGFVTVASTDTCPFAIMANEEKRFYGVQFHPEVTHTRQGQRMLERFVLDICQCEALWTPATIIEDAVERIRQQVGEDHVILGLSGGVDSSVTAMLLHRAIGKRLTCVFVDNGLLRLNEADQVLEMFGDHFGLNIVHVAAENRFLSELAGVDEPEAKRKIIGRVFVEVFDEEACKQDAVKWLAQGTIYPDVIESAASATGKAHVIKSHHNVGGLPKEMKLGLVEPLKELFKDEVRKIGLELGLPYDMLYRHPFPGPGLGVRVLGEVKKEYCDLLRRADAIFIEELHKADLYNKVSQAFTVFLPVRSVGVMGDGRKYDWVVSLRAVETIDFMTAHWAHLPYDFLGRVSNRIINEVNGISRVVYDISGKPPATIEWE, translated from the coding sequence ATGACAAAAAATATCCATAAGCATCGCATCCTTATTCTGGATTTCGGTTCGCAATACACCCAACTGGTCGCGCGCCGCGTGCGTGAGATCGGCGTTTACTGCGAGCTCTGGGCCTGGGACGTTAGCGAAGAGCAGATCCGCGAATTCAACCCGAGCGGCATCATCCTCTCCGGCGGCCCGGAAAGCACCACCGAAGCCAACAGCCCGCGCGCCCCCGAGTACGTGTTCACCGCCGGCGTGCCGGTGCTGGGCGTGTGCTACGGCATGCAGACCATGGCGATGCAGCTGGGTGGCCATGTGCAGGGTTCCAACGAGCGCGAGTTCGGCTACGCGCAGGTGGAAATCGTCAACGAGAGCGCGCTGCTGCGCGACATCGAAGACGCCATCAGCCCGGCGGGCAAACCGCTGCTGGACGTGTGGATGAGCCACGGCGACAAAGTGACCGCCATCCCGTCCGGCTTCGTGACCGTCGCCAGCACCGACACCTGCCCGTTCGCCATTATGGCCAACGAAGAAAAACGCTTCTACGGCGTGCAGTTCCACCCGGAAGTGACCCACACCCGCCAGGGCCAGCGCATGCTGGAGCGTTTCGTGCTGGATATCTGCCAGTGTGAAGCCCTGTGGACCCCGGCCACCATCATCGAAGACGCGGTTGAACGCATCCGCCAGCAGGTGGGCGAAGACCACGTGATCCTCGGCCTGTCCGGCGGCGTGGATTCCTCGGTGACCGCGATGCTGCTGCACCGCGCCATCGGCAAGCGCCTGACCTGCGTATTCGTCGACAACGGCCTGCTGCGCCTGAACGAAGCCGACCAGGTGCTGGAAATGTTCGGCGACCACTTCGGCCTGAACATCGTGCACGTGGCGGCGGAAAACCGCTTCCTGAGCGAGCTGGCCGGCGTTGACGAGCCGGAAGCCAAGCGCAAGATCATCGGCCGCGTGTTCGTTGAAGTGTTCGACGAAGAAGCCTGCAAGCAAGACGCAGTGAAGTGGCTGGCGCAGGGCACCATCTACCCGGACGTGATCGAATCCGCCGCTTCCGCCACCGGCAAGGCGCACGTGATCAAGTCGCATCACAACGTGGGCGGCCTGCCGAAAGAGATGAAGCTGGGCCTGGTCGAGCCGCTGAAAGAGCTGTTCAAAGACGAAGTGCGCAAGATTGGCCTGGAGCTGGGCCTGCCGTACGACATGCTGTACCGCCACCCGTTCCCGGGCCCGGGTCTGGGCGTGCGCGTGCTGGGCGAAGTGAAGAAAGAGTACTGCGATCTGCTGCGCCGCGCCGACGCCATCTTCATCGAAGAGCTGCACAAAGCCGACCTGTACAACAAGGTCAGCCAGGCGTTCACCGTGTTCCTGCCGGTGCGTTCGGTCGGCGTGATGGGCGACGGCCGCAAATACGACTGGGTCGTTTCACTGCGCGCAGTGGAAACCATCGACTTTATGACCGCGCACTGGGCGCACCTGCCGTACGATTTCCTCGGCCGCGTCTCCAACCGCATCATCAACGAAGTGAACGGCATTTCCCGCGTGGTGTACGACATCAGCGGCAAGCCGCCCGCGACCATTGAGTGGGAATGA
- a CDS encoding hybrid sensor histidine kinase/response regulator, which produces MKLLQSLQNDEISPHAQIRLLNNTFMRLVFSFTAVPFVGMPFAIWLYLLGKELTPIVSWIVIYLGCALAIRLWHRRYRHESEENNAGVVLSRWLPRINKVAFAHGLGISSLYLITPEKNSFDFFLLLNISIAAIVAANATHLTPVISTFTRFFFASWGVLNLGIIWRLDDIMPIVLMLNLLYGFAIYRHALTSHAFFIQQARLEEKSSRLAEQFRQAKEEAEQALLDKNQFLTTASHDLRQPVHAMGFLIEAIIHKNRDATLIPQLLDLQQSVRSVHLMFNSLLDLSKIESGNLSTAAARVDIGALLDSVITLFREEANSRALSLRTWRPHRRVCVMGDQLLIRQSLINLIQNALRYTQQGGVLIAIRPRREQCSIEVWDTGVGIADEEKGKIFSPYYRPELAWKIDSAGHGLGLAVVARCAKLMKVKYGMRSIEGKGSRFWMRFALYTGEDPLPESVNAYASAAAPARFASLRGACLVVDDDPLVTSAWESLMSTWGISVRCAASAEEAFAIIDEGFTPFAVLCDQRLRSGESGFDILKALFERLPNVSGAMVSGEFNSPVLQEAEQEGYLVLRKPLEPAKLHALLSQWSSC; this is translated from the coding sequence ATGAAATTACTTCAATCATTACAAAATGATGAGATCTCCCCGCACGCGCAGATCCGCCTGCTGAACAATACCTTCATGCGCTTGGTATTCAGCTTTACCGCCGTCCCCTTTGTCGGCATGCCCTTCGCCATCTGGCTCTATTTATTGGGGAAAGAACTCACGCCAATTGTCAGCTGGATAGTGATATATCTTGGCTGCGCACTGGCCATCAGGTTATGGCACCGCCGCTATCGGCATGAATCCGAGGAAAATAACGCCGGCGTGGTGTTAAGCCGGTGGCTGCCGCGTATCAATAAAGTCGCCTTCGCGCACGGGTTGGGTATTTCATCCTTATATTTAATTACCCCAGAAAAGAACAGCTTCGACTTTTTCCTGTTATTAAATATCAGCATCGCGGCTATCGTCGCAGCCAACGCAACCCATCTGACGCCGGTCATAAGCACCTTTACGCGCTTTTTCTTCGCCTCCTGGGGGGTGCTGAATCTCGGCATTATCTGGCGATTAGACGACATCATGCCGATCGTGTTGATGCTCAATTTGCTTTACGGGTTCGCCATTTACCGGCACGCATTAACCTCACACGCCTTTTTTATTCAGCAAGCCCGTCTCGAAGAAAAAAGCTCGCGTCTGGCGGAACAATTCCGCCAGGCCAAAGAGGAGGCGGAGCAGGCGCTGCTGGATAAAAACCAATTTTTGACTACCGCCAGCCACGACCTGCGCCAACCGGTGCACGCCATGGGCTTTCTGATCGAGGCCATCATTCATAAAAATCGCGACGCCACGCTGATCCCGCAGCTGTTGGATCTGCAGCAAAGCGTGCGATCCGTGCACCTGATGTTCAATTCGCTGCTCGACCTCAGCAAGATTGAATCCGGCAACCTCAGCACCGCGGCGGCCCGCGTGGATATCGGCGCGCTGCTCGATTCGGTGATTACGCTGTTTCGCGAAGAGGCCAACAGCCGGGCGTTATCCCTGCGCACCTGGCGCCCCCATCGGCGGGTGTGCGTGATGGGCGATCAGTTGCTCATCAGGCAGTCGCTGATCAACCTGATTCAAAATGCGCTGCGTTACACGCAACAAGGCGGCGTGCTGATAGCGATCCGCCCGCGCCGGGAGCAGTGTTCAATCGAAGTGTGGGACACCGGCGTCGGCATCGCCGACGAAGAAAAAGGCAAAATTTTCTCCCCCTATTATCGCCCCGAGCTGGCGTGGAAAATCGACAGCGCCGGCCATGGATTGGGGCTGGCGGTGGTGGCCCGCTGCGCCAAATTGATGAAGGTGAAATACGGCATGCGCTCCATCGAGGGCAAAGGATCGCGTTTCTGGATGCGCTTTGCCCTCTATACCGGCGAAGACCCGCTGCCGGAAAGCGTTAACGCCTACGCCAGCGCGGCCGCCCCCGCCCGCTTCGCCTCGCTGCGCGGCGCCTGCCTGGTGGTGGACGACGACCCGCTGGTGACCTCCGCCTGGGAAAGCCTGATGAGCACCTGGGGCATTAGCGTGCGCTGCGCCGCCTCCGCCGAAGAGGCATTCGCCATCATCGATGAAGGTTTCACGCCTTTCGCCGTGCTGTGCGATCAGCGGCTGCGCTCCGGCGAGAGCGGATTCGATATCTTGAAGGCGCTGTTTGAGCGCCTGCCGAACGTCAGCGGCGCCATGGTCAGCGGCGAGTTCAACTCGCCGGTCCTGCAGGAGGCCGAGCAGGAGGGGTATCTGGTATTGAGAAAGCCGCTGGAACCGGCGAAGCTGCATGCGCTGCTGAGCCAGTGGTCGTCCTGCTAG
- a CDS encoding MFS transporter yields MSAKTSMPLGVWALAVTSFAIGVAEFIVVGVLPAIAADLHVSLAAAGKLVGLYALALAIGTPLAVLGTARLPRKAVLLGLVALFFAGNLLSALSASYSMLLVGRMVTAIAHGSFFAIGATVASRLVPKRQAGSAIALMFSGLTLAMVIGVPAGSLLGNGMGWRLPFFAVALLSVIAWAATAKWLPALPAVEQGKASTQLSALFQPAILAMMSVTILGFGASFAVFTFITPILTNITGFSSHGASLLLIVFGMATLIGNQLGGRLTVSMGWSAALHRMLALLLVTLIFLFFALPHQYPMVILLFFWGVLAFGISPAFQTGMLNTAERWAPQAVDFASALNISAFNLGITLGETLGSALVVRDSLALTPWVSVALVLMAQLPLLWLSASYRRLQRLS; encoded by the coding sequence ATGAGCGCGAAAACGTCGATGCCCCTTGGGGTCTGGGCTTTAGCCGTCACCTCGTTTGCCATTGGCGTGGCAGAATTTATCGTGGTCGGGGTGTTGCCGGCCATCGCGGCAGATTTGCATGTGTCGTTGGCGGCGGCGGGTAAATTGGTGGGGCTGTATGCGCTGGCGCTGGCGATAGGCACGCCGCTGGCGGTGCTGGGTACCGCGCGTTTACCCCGCAAGGCCGTATTGTTGGGATTGGTCGCCCTGTTTTTTGCCGGCAACCTGCTGTCGGCGTTGTCGGCAAGCTACAGCATGTTATTGGTGGGGCGCATGGTGACTGCGATTGCGCACGGCAGCTTTTTTGCTATCGGGGCGACGGTCGCCTCTCGGCTGGTGCCCAAACGGCAGGCGGGTTCGGCCATTGCGCTGATGTTTTCCGGCTTGACGCTGGCGATGGTCATCGGTGTGCCGGCAGGCAGCCTGCTGGGTAACGGCATGGGGTGGCGGCTGCCGTTTTTCGCCGTCGCCCTGCTGTCGGTTATCGCCTGGGCGGCGACGGCAAAATGGCTGCCTGCATTGCCTGCCGTTGAGCAGGGAAAGGCATCGACGCAGCTCTCCGCCCTGTTTCAGCCGGCGATCCTGGCGATGATGTCGGTAACGATTTTGGGGTTCGGCGCCAGCTTCGCCGTCTTCACGTTTATTACCCCGATCCTGACTAACATCACCGGGTTTTCGTCGCATGGCGCCAGTTTATTGCTCATCGTTTTTGGCATGGCGACGCTGATTGGCAATCAGCTGGGCGGCAGGCTGACGGTGTCGATGGGATGGTCGGCGGCGCTGCATCGCATGCTTGCCCTGTTGTTGGTCACGCTGATTTTTCTGTTCTTCGCGTTGCCCCATCAATACCCGATGGTTATTTTGCTGTTTTTCTGGGGCGTGCTGGCGTTCGGCATATCACCCGCTTTCCAAACCGGGATGCTGAATACGGCAGAGCGCTGGGCCCCACAGGCGGTAGATTTTGCTTCGGCACTGAATATTTCCGCGTTTAACTTAGGGATAACGCTGGGGGAAACCTTAGGGAGCGCGCTTGTGGTTCGAGACAGCCTGGCGTTAACGCCCTGGGTTAGCGTGGCTCTGGTGCTGATGGCCCAGCTTCCCTTGCTATGGCTAAGCGCCAGCTACCGCCGGCTCCAGCGGCTTTCTTGA
- a CDS encoding lipoprotein, producing MRKPLIALSITLLVAGCSTLKTDQAIPLLQAETAKMLGLGSSDEITVTNVNGAQPDALGGQKLSYRATTEKGRIFDCSSLMMPGILGSAPSLSAPTCTPVVTHK from the coding sequence ATGAGAAAACCACTTATCGCTTTAAGTATCACACTTCTGGTCGCCGGCTGTTCGACATTGAAAACCGATCAGGCCATTCCGTTGCTGCAGGCTGAAACCGCCAAAATGCTGGGCCTGGGATCATCGGATGAAATTACCGTGACCAATGTTAACGGCGCTCAGCCCGATGCGTTGGGCGGGCAAAAACTTTCTTACCGCGCCACCACCGAGAAAGGCCGCATCTTCGACTGCTCCTCGTTGATGATGCCGGGGATCCTGGGCTCGGCGCCGTCGCTGAGCGCGCCAACCTGCACGCCGGTCGTCACGCATAAATAA
- the guaB gene encoding IMP dehydrogenase: MLRIAKEALTFDDVLLVPAHSTVLPNTAELGTQLTKNIRLNIPMLSAAMDTVTESGLAIALAQEGGLGFIHKNMSIERQAEEVSRVKKHESGVVTDPQTVTPATTLKEVKELTARNGFAGYPVVTEENELVGIITGRDVRFVTDLNQPVTAVMTPKGRLVTVKEGEAREVVLQRMHEKRVEKALVVDDSFHLLGMITVKDFQKAERKPNACKDEHGRLRVGAAVGAGAGNEERVDALVAAGVDVLLIDSSHGHSEGVLQRIRETRAKYPELEIVGGNVATAAGAKALAEAGVSAVKVGIGPGSICTTRIVTGVGVPQITAIADAVEALEGTGIPVIADGGIRFSGDIAKAIAAGASCVMVGSMLAGTEESPGEIELYQGRSFKSYRGMGSLGAMSKGSSDRYFQTDNAADKLVPEGIEGRVAYKGMLKAIVHQQMGGLRSCMGLTGCATIDELRTKAEFVRISGAGIQESHVHDVTITKESPNYRMG, translated from the coding sequence ATGCTACGTATCGCAAAAGAAGCTCTGACGTTTGACGACGTTCTCCTGGTTCCAGCACACTCCACGGTTCTGCCTAACACTGCAGAGCTCGGCACTCAACTGACCAAAAATATCCGCCTGAATATCCCTATGCTGTCCGCAGCCATGGATACCGTGACCGAATCCGGCCTGGCCATCGCGCTGGCGCAGGAAGGCGGCCTGGGCTTCATTCACAAAAACATGTCCATCGAGCGCCAGGCTGAAGAAGTCAGCCGGGTGAAGAAACATGAAAGCGGCGTAGTCACCGACCCGCAGACCGTTACCCCCGCCACCACCCTGAAAGAAGTGAAAGAGCTGACCGCCCGCAACGGCTTCGCCGGCTACCCGGTCGTGACCGAAGAAAACGAACTGGTCGGCATCATCACCGGCCGCGACGTACGCTTCGTGACCGATCTGAACCAGCCGGTCACCGCGGTGATGACGCCGAAAGGGCGTCTGGTCACGGTGAAAGAAGGCGAAGCGCGTGAAGTGGTGCTGCAGAGAATGCACGAAAAACGCGTTGAGAAAGCGCTGGTGGTGGACGACAGCTTCCACCTGCTGGGCATGATCACCGTTAAAGACTTCCAGAAAGCGGAACGCAAACCGAACGCCTGTAAAGACGAGCACGGCCGCCTGCGCGTAGGCGCGGCGGTAGGCGCGGGCGCCGGCAACGAAGAGCGCGTTGACGCGCTGGTCGCCGCCGGCGTTGACGTACTGCTGATCGACTCTTCCCACGGCCACTCCGAAGGCGTGTTGCAGCGCATTCGCGAAACCCGCGCCAAATACCCGGAGCTGGAAATCGTCGGCGGCAACGTCGCCACCGCGGCGGGCGCCAAGGCGCTGGCTGAAGCCGGCGTGAGCGCGGTTAAAGTGGGTATCGGCCCTGGCTCCATCTGCACCACCCGCATCGTGACCGGCGTGGGCGTACCGCAGATCACCGCCATCGCCGATGCGGTCGAAGCGCTGGAGGGCACCGGCATCCCGGTTATCGCCGACGGCGGCATCCGCTTCTCCGGCGACATCGCCAAGGCCATCGCGGCCGGCGCGTCCTGCGTAATGGTCGGCTCCATGCTGGCGGGCACCGAAGAATCCCCGGGCGAAATCGAGCTGTATCAGGGCCGTTCGTTCAAGTCTTACCGCGGCATGGGCTCTCTGGGCGCGATGTCCAAAGGCTCTTCCGACCGTTACTTCCAGACCGATAACGCCGCCGACAAGCTGGTGCCGGAAGGCATCGAAGGCCGCGTGGCTTACAAAGGCATGCTGAAAGCCATCGTGCACCAGCAGATGGGCGGCCTGCGCTCCTGCATGGGCCTGACCGGCTGCGCCACCATCGACGAGCTGCGCACCAAGGCGGAGTTCGTGCGCATCAGCGGCGCCGGCATTCAGGAAAGCCACGTGCACGACGTGACCATCACCAAAGAGTCACCGAACTACCGCATGGGTTGA
- a CDS encoding LuxR C-terminal-related transcriptional regulator — translation MGQDYALVIDDHPLVASGIANFLNTHCRFKHTGVATNEESCYRHILENGAPRLMVIDFWLSSGTALKLLKEIKQLYPQIRFLVVSGDENNEIGKKVRAAGGHGFVLKNEPPELFAQAVATLMENRQWFPLENTECAANAHGHLQNFNLTPRQIEVLIMMMRGFPNKRIAAQLSISEPTVKEHISNILKKIGVSSRVEAITLLHGRQDRSQ, via the coding sequence TTGGGGCAGGATTATGCGCTGGTCATTGATGACCATCCTTTAGTGGCGAGCGGCATCGCTAACTTTCTGAATACGCATTGTCGATTTAAACATACCGGCGTGGCGACAAACGAGGAAAGTTGTTATCGCCACATTCTGGAAAATGGCGCTCCGCGTTTAATGGTGATCGATTTTTGGTTGTCTAGCGGCACGGCGTTAAAATTGCTCAAGGAGATAAAACAGCTCTATCCGCAAATTCGTTTCCTGGTCGTCAGCGGTGATGAAAATAACGAAATAGGGAAAAAGGTTCGCGCTGCCGGCGGGCACGGTTTCGTGCTTAAAAACGAGCCGCCAGAATTATTCGCTCAGGCCGTGGCCACGCTGATGGAAAACCGGCAATGGTTTCCTCTGGAAAATACCGAATGTGCAGCCAACGCCCACGGCCACCTGCAAAATTTTAATTTAACCCCGCGGCAAATTGAAGTATTAATCATGATGATGCGAGGTTTCCCCAATAAGAGAATAGCCGCACAGCTGTCTATTTCCGAACCCACGGTTAAAGAACACATCAGCAACATTCTAAAAAAAATCGGCGTCAGCAGCCGGGTAGAGGCCATCACCCTACTGCATGGCAGGCAGGATCGGTCGCAATGA
- a CDS encoding IclR family transcriptional regulator: MSLLETIAASGGDARLVDLAERSGLHKSTVYGLLNTLASMGYITRSGTRYSLGLRLRAIAQTLVDSDQDLKAHFAPVLQFAAELSGEVCYLAVPCGTREYLYLDAADANGPQPVFSGRGRREGMLTSAIGKVLLADKPDIIRSLRRAGTLPTGVDKELRAILQQGYALDLEEAEPGLHCLALPLRQQGKIVAALGISGPAQRLGQERMQRFASELMRKKFGIIKQ, from the coding sequence ATGAGCCTCCTTGAAACCATTGCGGCGTCAGGGGGGGATGCGCGCCTGGTGGATCTTGCCGAGCGCTCGGGGCTGCATAAAAGCACGGTATATGGGTTGCTTAATACTTTGGCCTCAATGGGGTATATCACCCGCAGCGGCACCCGCTATTCGCTGGGGCTGCGTTTACGGGCGATAGCCCAAACGCTGGTCGACTCGGATCAGGATCTGAAAGCGCATTTTGCCCCGGTGCTTCAGTTCGCCGCCGAGCTGAGCGGCGAGGTGTGCTATCTGGCGGTGCCCTGCGGCACTCGGGAATATCTCTACCTGGACGCCGCTGATGCCAATGGCCCGCAGCCGGTGTTCAGCGGCCGCGGCCGCAGAGAAGGGATGCTGACGTCGGCGATAGGCAAGGTCCTGCTGGCGGATAAGCCGGATATCATTCGCAGCCTGCGGCGGGCGGGCACTCTGCCGACGGGAGTGGATAAAGAGCTGCGGGCCATTCTCCAGCAGGGTTACGCCCTGGATTTGGAAGAGGCGGAGCCCGGATTACACTGCCTGGCATTACCCCTGCGGCAGCAGGGCAAGATTGTCGCCGCTCTGGGGATTTCCGGCCCCGCTCAGCGGCTGGGCCAGGAACGAATGCAGCGGTTTGCCAGTGAGCTCATGCGGAAAAAGTTTGGCATTATCAAACAATAA
- a CDS encoding GlcG/HbpS family heme-binding protein produces MNFEQISRTVIQRACAQAGEKGFSVSVCVVDDAGLLRQFIRMDHAVAGTVDVSIKKARTAALFGVDSIDLGEGAQPGGAIYTLENTNGGLISFGGGIVLRGADGEILGGVGVAGATVEQDQSIALAAAEGI; encoded by the coding sequence ATGAATTTTGAACAAATTTCCCGCACCGTTATTCAACGCGCCTGCGCCCAGGCGGGGGAGAAAGGTTTTTCCGTTTCTGTTTGCGTGGTCGATGATGCCGGATTATTACGTCAGTTCATTCGCATGGACCATGCGGTTGCCGGAACTGTTGACGTTTCCATCAAGAAAGCGCGCACCGCCGCCTTATTCGGCGTCGACAGCATCGATCTGGGGGAGGGCGCTCAGCCCGGCGGCGCCATCTATACCTTAGAAAACACCAATGGTGGCTTAATCAGCTTTGGCGGCGGGATCGTGTTGCGCGGCGCTGACGGCGAAATTCTGGGCGGCGTAGGGGTCGCCGGCGCTACGGTGGAGCAGGATCAGTCCATCGCGTTGGCGGCCGCGGAGGGGATATGA
- the xseA gene encoding exodeoxyribonuclease VII large subunit, with protein MSLPTSPPIFTVSRLNQTVRQLLEMEMGQIWLSAEISNFSQPASGHWYFTLKDDRAQVRCAMFRNSNRRTTFRPQNGQQVLVRASITLYEPRGDYQLIAESMQPAGDGLLQQQFEQLKQRLSAEGLFDQQFKQPLPAPAKRVGVITSASGAALHDILQVLQRRDPSLPIVIYPTSVQGAEAPLQIVRAIDTANRRDECDVLIVGRGGGSLEDLWSFNDERVARAIFASRIPIVSAVGHETDVTIADFVADLRAPTPSAAAELVSRNQLELLRQLQSQQQRLEMAMDYYLAQRQQQFTRINHRLQQQHPHLRLARQQTLLFRLQRRLEDGMQNQLRLASRRSERAQQRLAQMQPQGRIHRYQQRVQQQEYRLQQALERRLNAYRQRFGVACSQLEAVSPLATLARGYSVTQTPRGELLKTTQQAQVGELLKTRLQDGWVESEVKTITVARKPRKKRAAQ; from the coding sequence ATGTCGCTACCTACCTCGCCGCCCATTTTTACCGTAAGCCGCCTGAATCAGACGGTTCGACAGCTGCTGGAAATGGAAATGGGGCAGATTTGGCTCTCCGCCGAGATCTCCAACTTCTCCCAGCCCGCCTCCGGCCACTGGTATTTCACCCTGAAAGACGATCGCGCGCAGGTGCGCTGTGCGATGTTCCGCAACAGCAACCGCCGCACCACCTTCCGGCCGCAGAACGGCCAGCAGGTGCTGGTGCGCGCCAGCATTACGCTGTACGAACCGCGCGGCGATTACCAGCTGATCGCCGAGAGCATGCAGCCCGCCGGCGACGGCCTGCTGCAGCAGCAGTTCGAGCAGTTGAAGCAGCGTCTGAGCGCCGAAGGGCTGTTCGATCAGCAGTTCAAGCAGCCGCTGCCCGCCCCGGCCAAGCGCGTCGGGGTGATCACCTCCGCCAGCGGCGCGGCGCTGCACGATATCCTGCAGGTGCTGCAGCGGCGCGATCCTTCGCTGCCGATCGTCATCTACCCCACTTCGGTGCAGGGCGCGGAAGCGCCGCTGCAGATCGTGCGCGCCATCGACACCGCCAACCGCCGTGACGAATGCGACGTGCTGATCGTCGGCCGCGGCGGCGGTTCGCTGGAAGACCTGTGGAGCTTCAACGACGAGCGGGTGGCGCGGGCAATTTTCGCCAGCCGCATTCCGATCGTCAGCGCCGTCGGCCATGAGACCGACGTGACCATCGCCGACTTTGTCGCCGATCTGCGCGCCCCTACCCCCTCCGCCGCCGCCGAGCTGGTCAGCCGCAATCAGCTGGAGCTGCTGCGCCAGCTGCAGTCGCAGCAGCAGCGGTTGGAAATGGCGATGGACTACTATCTGGCCCAGCGGCAGCAGCAGTTCACCCGCATCAACCACCGTTTGCAGCAGCAGCATCCGCACCTGCGCCTGGCGCGCCAGCAAACGCTGCTGTTCAGGCTGCAGCGCCGCCTGGAAGACGGCATGCAAAACCAGCTGCGCCTGGCGTCGCGCCGCAGCGAGCGCGCCCAGCAGCGGCTGGCGCAGATGCAGCCGCAGGGCCGCATCCACCGCTATCAGCAACGGGTGCAGCAGCAGGAATACCGCCTGCAGCAGGCGCTGGAGCGCCGGCTCAACGCCTACCGCCAACGCTTCGGCGTGGCCTGCAGCCAGCTCGAGGCGGTCAGCCCGCTGGCGACGCTGGCGCGCGGCTACAGCGTGACGCAAACCCCGCGCGGCGAGCTGCTGAAAACCACCCAACAGGCGCAGGTCGGCGAACTGCTGAAAACCCGTCTGCAGGATGGTTGGGTGGAAAGCGAGGTGAAAACCATCACCGTCGCCAGGAAGCCGCGCAAGAAGCGCGCGGCCCAGTAA